ACTGAGTGCCAAGATCTGTATACCCAAGGTTTTGAATTTTTGTAGTCTAtgtaggaagaaaaagacaaaaagaatttattctttttgtgTAGTTAAGACCACTAGTCAGAAAAATATTAATTGCACTTTTTTAACTCTGAAGTGTTCCTGTCTTGTGCTGGGCTGACCCTTTAAATTTCTGCCCCAGAGAAAGCAGAACAGCTTATGTAGAACAACTTCACCCAGAAATTGCTCTTATCACCAAAGTAACGACATGTGAAAAACCAAGCAATCCATCCAGCACAGACCACAAATGTGCTGCAATATTTATCAAGTAGGGacacagaacaaaaaagcaaacGCAAACCTACATGCCACCCGAGGCTTTGGTCCCTgacttgcaggggctcttccccAAAACCTATCCGGTGAGCAACGCTAAAGGTAGGTTCCAATGACATGGCCTTTCCTGAGGCCGGGAACTGATATTTGAATATCCCAGCTGATATCTGAAGGAGCCCAGAGGAGGTCCAAGTCGAACAGTGTTGCTGACACTATCTCGCGCAGCCCTTTGTCCCTCTGGCAACGCTCCTGTGAGCCGGGAGCTCTGGCTGTGGCTGGATGCCTATTTATAGCTTTGGGGAAACCGAGGATCCCAGCCGGAGAGGCAGTCTGCAAAGACTTCCCTCATTTTACCCTTTCATGCACCACGTTGTAGCTACACTGGTTGGTGGTGAAACCTGCACAGACAGAGGATGCTGGAGAATGTGAGCAGATATACGGCTTGGTCACTTGTTTTCCCTGCGGAGGAGGGTCGAGTTCCTTGTCTTGGCCTCCTTCTCTGATCCACCAGATGATCGTTGTCTGGTGGTCTGTTGGAGCCAATTAACTTGGTTTATAGCTGCATGATCCGAGCAGCTCCCTGGCACGATTAACCAAATACAACCGTCCCGTTCAGTTTGGTGTCGTCTTTAGGGCAGAATACGTGCAATGCGGACGGGAGCTGTgagcagagagccagctctgctttcctgctgtgctgggtggTGCTAATGGTGCGTAGCCAAAGCAGGGGCAGGATGGGCTTGTGCAGCCAAGccggggcaggaggaaggggactCTCAGGGCGAAGGGCAGCACTGAGGACCCGAACGGAGGGGACTGTCGGAGGATGGGAGAAGGCAGTGCTAACACTGTGCAGGACCTCTCTGCGAGACTGAAtttcaaggaaaagcagaaggggtCCCAGAGGATAATTTCTTCTATGTTTTTACTTCACTTGTAATGGACCGTTTCCCATCCTTGCACCCATTTCTACCTGTCCTTTGGCTTTAAGCGTTGATAAAAAGAACTCTCCTGATTTGTTCAAAAACCTGTCTAGTGCCATGGGCTTGGGTTGGAGCAGCAGATGGGATCGCAGTGCTGGAGATAAGGAGGCAAGGACTGGACAACACACTGTTGGTGTATGGAGGCAGCCGGGCCAGGCTGTTGTGGCCTGGGCAGCAGTCGGGCGGTGGTAGTCGAGGTGTCAGACGGAGACCAGAAAGCAAGACGGGTGCTGCGATGGAGTGGCTGGGTGCGAGACCTCCCCGTGCTGCCCCgtctcctcctctgccctgccgGCCGCTCTCCCGCCCTGCCTTGTATGGGACCTCTCCCTCCGCAGCCGGCCGCTGCAGAGGTGTTGCTGCCCGAGAGAAGTGCCCTTTTCTGCCTCTTGGCCAAACGTTCGGTCACGCGGTTCCCCAGAATAGAACAGCTGAGACCTGAGCCGtgcccgggccgggccgagccgcgacGTGGCACATCCCCGCTCTCCGCAGAGCGCGCGGACGGCCCGTCCGTACGGAGCGCGGGGCGCCGGTGGGGCCGTGCCCCGGGCTCGGGGCCTGCCGAGGGGGCAGCTGCAGATCCAagcctggctcctgcctgcggTCTGGCGCGGGGTCATGGGCAGCGTCCCGGGCAGAGGGGACGAGAGCCGGGAGCCCATCTGCACGCGGAAGGTGGAGGGCCCTGCCCAGGCCTACTGGCAGGCCCTGCTGGCGGGGGACCGGGGGGCCGTGGCAGAGATCCTCAGCAGCTCCCGGCATAGCCTGAGTCCCAGCTCGGTGTTTGACACCAGCGACCTGGAAGAGTGGAAAAACTACCGGTTCAACTTCCACCGGCTGAGTATGCAGGGGCAGGGGGCCGGCAGCGTGCCGGCTGGACGGGGGCTCAGATCCTCCCGCCTATGCGGCAGGGCGTCGCTGTGGCTGGTGGGTGCCGTGGGCACTGTGAGCCACGGGGCAGCGGGGGTAGGAGCGAGAGCACGGGGAATGGCTGGGGCCCCCGTGCTGCTTGTGGGAGGCTGTGCCTGGCTCTTGTAGTGCAGGCTGTGTCCCCGGGTACCTGGCTCTCCTAGCCGGGGAGGCTGCCTGGCCTTCCCCACCAGACGCAGTTCATGCCGCACTGCTTCGAGAGAGGTGAGGGGGATGCAGCGTTGAGCCTGTCGTGCAGTCGCGGACGCGGTCCCCCAGCCCAGCcgggaggggctgcaaggagcaTGACAGAGGGACTGTCAGCATGACGTGGGCTGCAGCCGCTGCAGGCTGTTTGTCAGCAGACCACACCAGCTCCGCAATGGCTCCAGCCGGGTCAGAGTCTTGGAGAGCTGGCGGGTTTCAGCTCCCGGCTCTGTCCTAGGCCCCGGCTGCCCACCTCTGCCCAGCCTTGCTTATCCACGTCGTGCTCGCGGCCTGAGTCTCCTACGTGCGTGCCCTGGCAGCCTGCTCCCGTATCTCCTTGTCTCACTGCCTGGTTCCCTGTGCGTGTGCTTCGTGCATGGTGCTCTTCCCGGCCGCCTCGCTGCTTCCAGCCCTGCCTGCGCCCCCGGgtccttcctctgctctgctcctgccgaTGGAAACCCGGTGCTGCTCGACTGAGCCGCAGGGAGAAGTCCGCTCCCCCGGAACAGCCTCCACCCCAAGGCCCCCTCGGCGATGGGACCACGTAGCCTGAAGAGACCCTCTGACCGGTGCCTTTTACAGGCCGGTCGGAAGGCAGCGGCCTCGGGGGGAAGAGGCCGGCAGCCCTCGAGGAGAAGGCTGCTtcttggaggggaggaagggcgagCAGCACGAGGGAGGGGGCAGGTCAGGGCCCGGTGCTTCCGTGCGCTGGACGCGCATCCCTGACGCCCCTTTCCctgcagggctgtggtctctggcCTACGAGCAGGAGCTCACCACGCCGCTGCACATCACGGCCGGCCGGGGCTACGCGGACTGCCTGCGGTTCCTGCTGCGCAGGGGCGCTGCCGTCGACTTCGCGCCGGGGGGCAAGACTGCCCTGCACGAGGCTTGCGCCGCGGCCAGCGCGGACTGCGCACGGCTGCTGCTCAGCTTCGGAGCCGACCCCGAGGCCGTCTCTGAGGACGGCTACACGCCGCTGCACCTCTGCAAGAGCCCGGGCTCCTTTGAGTGAGTTCTGCCTGAGGGGCCGTGCTGGACCCCTTCCCCAGGCGCCAGCTCGTGCGGGAGGGCTGCTGCTCCCGCCTGCAGCTGCGACGGTGGCTGCGGCAGCGGCTGCTGCACGGGGTGGCCTTGCGGTGCGTTCCTGGAGCAGGTGCCACCTCCCAAGTCCCCCACTGCCTCCAAGATCAGTCCTCGGAGCCGGTGCCGCTGAGCCCGGCGCTGCTGCCTTGCTTCCACCAGCGGTGCGGGGCCGGTGGTCGTGCCGTGGAGCTGGGGCCACGCGCTGTGCTGACGGCCCTCGGTGCGGGAGGTGACCGTGCACGTGGTGACACTTAGTACAGCTCCGCGGAGAGCTGGCTACAGTTAGGGTGGCAGCAGGTCTGCTCACCAGTGGCTTAAAGCCACTACTCCAGGGCAGGGGGGTGGGGGCTTTGAGTGCTCGGGAAAAGTGAAAGCCATGAGTTGGCAcagctgggggggaaggggacaggTAGGACAGGAGCTAGTCTGTCACTAAGTCACTCTGGGCCACACAGGTGtgtccagcagctgctgcagcacggTGCCAACGTGAACAGGcggacagaggaggaagaggacacaGCTCTGCACgtggcggcacggcacggcctgGCAGACCACGTCCGGCTGCTGCTGCGCTACGGGGCAGAGCTGGAAGCGACGAATGAGGAGGGACAGACCCCGCTGAACGCTGCCTGCGCTCAGCCCCATCAACCCCAGGACATGGAGCGCTACTACCGGGTCTGCCAGCTTCTGGTGGAGAGCGGTGCCAGCATCAACGCTGCGGACAGGGACCGCCAGCACCCGCTTCACCTGGCCTGCAAGAACGCCAATGCTCCAGTGGTGGAATTACTGCTGGCCCGGGGTGCCAACGTCAACGTCATGAACTACAGCGGCAACACGGCGCTGCACAACATCCTCCAAGCTGCTGCCTACAAGCTGGAGCACCAGCCCGAGCTTGTGGTCCGAGCCCTGCTCAACTACGGCGCCATCCGCGTCTGGCCTGGCTCCCTGCTCAAGGTGCAGGACCCGCCGCTcgcccgggagcggggcgggacAGGAAGGCAGTGCCACCAAGGCCCCTGTGAGAGCAGGGCTGTCCCTGCCGCGGCAGGGCTTGTTCTCTGCCGCCCGGCTGGCTCTGTCCCGCCCGTGTCTTCCCAGTG
This Dromaius novaehollandiae isolate bDroNov1 chromosome 2, bDroNov1.hap1, whole genome shotgun sequence DNA region includes the following protein-coding sequences:
- the ASB10 gene encoding ankyrin repeat and SOCS box protein 10, with translation MQVPASNQQSIRRVPSSAPLCSLQPDEEKLDQCKYSRQAGPRHSEGSLHPAGRGCRNSRAEPLECRDLLVQNALFTGDLEMLRKYFTKGAAVNLIIETKGDELRWTSKKFGLWSLAYEQELTTPLHITAGRGYADCLRFLLRRGAAVDFAPGGKTALHEACAAASADCARLLLSFGADPEAVSEDGYTPLHLCKSPGSFECVQQLLQHGANVNRRTEEEEDTALHVAARHGLADHVRLLLRYGAELEATNEEGQTPLNAACAQPHQPQDMERYYRVCQLLVESGASINAADRDRQHPLHLACKNANAPVVELLLARGANVNVMNYSGNTALHNILQAAAYKLEHQPELVVRALLNYGAIRVWPGSLLKVLRYCHACPRAIEALMNSYEHVRVSEDWVEAVPAEVVQKYPRFYQSLFSLEQSPRSLQHLARCALRTFLEGRLLRVLSQLRLPRALHQFLLLGFEDVLY